In a genomic window of Virgibacillus sp. SK37:
- the hisB gene encoding imidazoleglycerol-phosphate dehydratase HisB, with product MRTYKIDRNTTETNISLELKLDGTGNSDIQTGIGFLDHMLTLFSKHGLFDLQLKCDGDLEVDQHHTVEDIGIALGQAFTNSLGKKEGITRYAAITSPMDEALATISLDISGRSFLVYHVDGLKDKVGNFDTELVEEFFQAFASNAKLTLHINLEYGKNSHHIIEAIFKGFGRALDQASQINPRINGIPSTKGIL from the coding sequence ATGCGTACGTATAAAATTGACCGAAACACAACAGAAACGAATATCTCTCTGGAGCTTAAGCTAGATGGAACAGGAAATTCCGACATACAAACAGGCATTGGCTTCCTTGATCATATGCTCACTCTTTTCTCCAAGCATGGATTGTTCGATCTTCAATTAAAATGTGATGGCGACTTAGAGGTAGATCAACACCATACCGTTGAAGATATTGGAATAGCATTGGGGCAGGCGTTCACCAACTCCCTTGGTAAAAAAGAAGGAATTACACGATATGCGGCAATTACCTCTCCTATGGATGAAGCCTTGGCAACTATCTCATTAGATATAAGTGGGCGCTCCTTTCTTGTTTACCATGTTGATGGACTAAAAGATAAAGTTGGTAACTTTGATACGGAGTTAGTGGAAGAGTTTTTTCAAGCTTTTGCAAGTAACGCAAAACTAACACTCCATATAAACCTCGAATACGGGAAAAACTCCCATCATATTATTGAAGCTATTTTCAAGGGATTTGGCCGTGCGCTTGATCAGGCAAGTCAAATAAATCCTAGAATTAACGGGATACCATCAACAAAAGGCATACTCTAA
- the hisG gene encoding ATP phosphoribosyltransferase yields the protein MEPITLALAKGRTAKSTIALLEKMNIEFEDFHEDSRKLIFYNNDKSIKLLFVKAVDVPTYVEKGAADLGIVGKDNILEAQADVYEMLDLQIGKCQFVVAGKQKTELGTNQALTIASKYPNITKKHFQKKRQTVETVKLNGSVELAPLIGLADFIVDIVETGTTLKENGLVILEEVEDISTRLIVNKASFATKSAAIQLFIEKLKEALE from the coding sequence GTGGAACCAATTACGTTAGCCTTGGCTAAAGGACGAACTGCCAAAAGCACAATTGCATTACTGGAAAAAATGAATATTGAATTTGAGGATTTCCACGAAGATAGCAGAAAACTAATTTTTTATAATAACGATAAATCAATCAAACTATTATTTGTTAAAGCAGTGGATGTTCCAACTTACGTGGAAAAAGGAGCAGCTGACCTAGGCATTGTTGGAAAAGACAATATTTTGGAAGCACAAGCTGATGTATATGAAATGTTAGATTTACAAATAGGAAAATGCCAATTTGTAGTTGCCGGCAAGCAAAAAACAGAGCTTGGGACAAATCAAGCACTTACCATTGCTTCAAAATACCCTAACATCACAAAAAAGCATTTTCAAAAAAAGAGGCAAACAGTGGAAACCGTTAAATTAAATGGCTCCGTAGAGTTAGCGCCTTTGATCGGCCTCGCTGACTTCATTGTAGATATTGTGGAGACTGGAACAACATTAAAGGAAAACGGCTTAGTTATTTTAGAAGAGGTAGAAGACATTAGTACAAGACTAATTGTAAATAAAGCGAGCTTTGCTACAAAATCTGCTGCTATTCAGTTATTTATTGAGAAGCTGAAAGAAGCCTTGGAGTGA
- a CDS encoding SurA N-terminal domain-containing protein, whose protein sequence is MKKIIMVLVALTFTIVLAACGDKEENAKEDKGQEANKTEEQAQPQEQNVEVTEKEKVDEGKPVVSINGEEIKGETYNPLYMQIKMQMAQFGQDVSDVTAVKDQTLNMIVEQKLIRDDAKDKGMEVTDKEVQKEFDTIKEQNGDQLKKVLKQFKMSEEDFKNQLANDLVTQKYIDSEIDVKVTDKEIEEYYNKIKEQNKEIGKLEEVKEPIKSQLKKDKTSKKLQEKVKKLKEDAKVEKMI, encoded by the coding sequence ATGAAGAAAATTATAATGGTGTTAGTGGCCCTAACGTTTACGATAGTATTGGCAGCATGTGGCGATAAAGAAGAAAATGCAAAAGAAGATAAAGGGCAGGAAGCAAACAAAACGGAAGAGCAAGCTCAACCTCAAGAGCAAAATGTTGAAGTAACTGAAAAAGAAAAAGTAGATGAAGGGAAACCAGTTGTCAGCATTAATGGAGAAGAAATTAAAGGAGAAACATATAATCCATTATATATGCAAATAAAAATGCAAATGGCTCAATTTGGTCAAGATGTAAGTGATGTTACTGCAGTGAAAGACCAAACACTCAATATGATTGTTGAGCAAAAGCTGATTCGTGATGATGCAAAGGATAAAGGAATGGAAGTAACAGATAAAGAAGTTCAGAAAGAATTTGACACTATTAAAGAGCAAAATGGAGACCAACTGAAAAAAGTATTAAAACAGTTTAAGATGTCGGAAGAAGATTTTAAAAATCAGCTGGCAAATGACCTCGTAACCCAAAAGTATATAGATTCTGAAATTGACGTAAAGGTAACAGACAAAGAAATTGAAGAATACTACAACAAAATTAAGGAACAAAACAAAGAAATAGGTAAACTGGAAGAAGTAAAAGAACCTATCAAATCTCAATTAAAAAAGGACAAAACATCTAAGAAGTTACAAGAGAAAGTGAAAAAACTAAAAGAAGATGCGAAAGTTGAAAAAATGATTTAA
- the hisZ gene encoding ATP phosphoribosyltransferase regulatory subunit, with amino-acid sequence MKPYVYPANIRNSMEDFLVREELITKLKNRFTTYGYNQVRTPAFEDYDMYSLVSGTVKTDDMIKVIDSTGQVLVLRPDVTTPIARMAALEGNTAVGNLRYFYVLDVFRQANDESRQKEHTQAGIECLGENPPEVDAEVIMLAIHTLRDLNFSNFKIEIGHAGYFKELMEQAAFSKQETEQLQTLIQSKNLAEIEPFLDRFSLNEEIKNAIMAIPLLHGDPNQIIAHAKKYVTNEEMQATLENLSRVIKLVDMYGVRESVSLNLGLINHMNYYTGIIFQGFIDNVGKPILMGGRYDHLGEQFGKTLPAIGFAFHFDLLLQAYEQNKLSVTNVEEEVFQLYYDETQQENALSAACILRNKGYRLIVFPLSKWGNERQPSSKIIKMTIEKKQVQTEVGEFEFKSIDELTSLLSSGKAGV; translated from the coding sequence ATGAAACCTTATGTTTATCCTGCCAACATCAGAAATAGCATGGAAGATTTTCTGGTTAGAGAAGAGCTTATAACAAAACTTAAAAATCGCTTTACTACCTATGGATATAATCAAGTACGTACCCCGGCTTTTGAGGATTATGATATGTATTCCCTTGTTAGTGGGACGGTAAAAACGGATGATATGATCAAGGTTATTGATTCAACAGGACAAGTGCTTGTACTACGGCCAGATGTTACCACCCCTATTGCGCGTATGGCTGCATTGGAGGGAAACACAGCTGTTGGTAATCTCCGGTATTTCTATGTTTTGGATGTCTTTCGTCAAGCAAATGATGAAAGCAGGCAGAAGGAGCATACACAAGCTGGGATCGAATGTCTTGGAGAAAACCCACCTGAAGTGGATGCGGAAGTTATTATGCTAGCTATTCACACCTTAAGAGATCTTAATTTTTCAAACTTTAAAATAGAAATTGGTCATGCTGGTTATTTTAAGGAATTAATGGAGCAAGCTGCGTTTTCAAAACAAGAGACAGAGCAACTACAAACACTTATCCAATCCAAAAACCTGGCAGAAATCGAGCCCTTTCTGGATCGTTTTTCTCTTAATGAGGAGATTAAAAATGCCATTATGGCCATCCCTTTATTACATGGGGACCCTAATCAGATTATCGCTCACGCTAAAAAATATGTAACAAATGAGGAAATGCAAGCTACATTGGAAAATCTTAGTAGAGTAATTAAATTGGTAGATATGTATGGCGTCAGAGAATCTGTATCTTTAAATCTAGGTTTAATTAACCATATGAATTACTATACAGGAATAATTTTTCAAGGGTTCATAGATAATGTGGGGAAACCTATACTTATGGGTGGCAGGTACGACCATCTTGGTGAACAATTCGGGAAAACACTTCCTGCAATTGGCTTTGCATTTCATTTTGATCTCCTTCTGCAAGCATATGAACAGAATAAGTTGTCTGTCACAAACGTGGAAGAGGAAGTTTTTCAGCTTTACTATGACGAAACACAACAAGAAAACGCGTTATCAGCAGCATGTATTCTACGTAATAAAGGTTATCGGCTCATCGTGTTTCCCCTCAGCAAATGGGGGAATGAACGACAACCAAGTTCAAAAATAATTAAGATGACAATAGAGAAAAAACAAGTGCAAACAGAAGTAGGAGAGTTTGAATTCAAGAGTATAGATGAACTCACTTCTCTTCTGAGCTCAGGAAAGGCAGGGGTATAA
- the hisIE gene encoding bifunctional phosphoribosyl-AMP cyclohydrolase/phosphoribosyl-ATP diphosphatase HisIE — protein MEINTAQLNFDDNDLIAAIVQNANTGKVLTLAYMNKDALQRTIETNETWFYSRKRQQLWNKGETSGNKQQVKKITFDCDADALLVQVEPLGPACHTGSESCFTNTLYQQGEVNHSVIPDLVSRIQNRRNKPEEGSYTTYLFNEGIDKILKKVGEEASEVIIGAKNNDKQEVTWEIADLTYHTLVLMELLGVPVSDIKKELHKRHIQKEGGKDE, from the coding sequence TTGGAAATAAACACTGCCCAACTAAATTTCGATGATAATGATTTAATAGCAGCTATTGTGCAGAATGCAAACACTGGTAAGGTATTGACACTTGCCTACATGAACAAAGATGCATTACAACGAACAATAGAAACAAACGAGACTTGGTTTTACAGTAGAAAAAGACAGCAGTTGTGGAACAAGGGAGAGACATCCGGAAATAAGCAACAAGTGAAAAAAATTACTTTTGACTGTGATGCAGATGCTTTATTAGTGCAGGTGGAGCCTTTGGGTCCAGCATGTCATACTGGTAGTGAGAGTTGTTTTACAAACACATTGTACCAGCAAGGGGAAGTAAATCACTCCGTAATCCCTGACTTAGTTTCACGCATTCAAAATCGCAGAAATAAACCAGAAGAAGGTTCCTATACTACGTATTTATTTAACGAAGGAATAGATAAGATTCTAAAGAAGGTCGGCGAAGAAGCGAGCGAAGTAATAATTGGGGCAAAAAATAATGATAAACAAGAGGTGACATGGGAAATTGCTGATCTTACTTATCACACACTTGTATTAATGGAATTACTCGGTGTTCCCGTCTCCGATATAAAAAAGGAATTACACAAAAGGCATATTCAAAAAGAAGGTGGTAAGGATGAGTAA
- the hisH gene encoding imidazole glycerol phosphate synthase subunit HisH: MIAIVDYGAGNIKSLQFALNKLDMRTCVTTDATEIRNSDAIILPGVGAFKDAINTLQQSGLATTLKEEVSNGKHLLGICLGMQLFYENSYEDGVWGGLGLLEGNVKKMDETVKVPHMGWNTLTKHRNSPLLKDTEEEEYVYFVHSYAVKDYQQNTLVSSTNYGGIVPAIVQQDNVIGMQFHPEKSGEAGVQLLRNFKELIG; encoded by the coding sequence ATGATTGCAATCGTCGATTATGGAGCTGGCAACATTAAAAGTTTGCAGTTTGCTTTAAATAAGCTAGATATGCGCACATGTGTCACTACGGATGCAACAGAAATAAGAAACAGTGACGCTATTATCCTCCCTGGTGTAGGGGCATTTAAGGATGCTATCAACACACTTCAACAGTCGGGTTTAGCAACAACTTTAAAAGAGGAGGTCTCTAATGGAAAGCATCTTTTAGGTATTTGCCTTGGTATGCAATTATTTTATGAAAATAGCTATGAGGATGGCGTCTGGGGAGGCCTTGGTCTGCTTGAAGGCAATGTAAAAAAAATGGATGAAACGGTCAAAGTCCCACATATGGGGTGGAACACATTAACAAAACATCGGAACAGTCCATTATTAAAGGATACAGAAGAAGAAGAATATGTTTACTTTGTTCACTCTTATGCTGTTAAAGATTATCAGCAAAATACGTTAGTATCCAGTACCAATTATGGAGGAATTGTGCCGGCAATTGTCCAGCAGGATAATGTAATAGGAATGCAATTCCACCCGGAAAAAAGTGGCGAAGCAGGAGTACAGCTATTAAGAAACTTCAAGGAGTTGATTGGATGA
- a CDS encoding YbaN family protein produces the protein MDYLKKTILVIIGSLSLAIGIIGIVLPLIPTTPLLLLAAACYIRSSKKLYNWLITNKYFGSYIENYRSGKGIPLKAKIFSVLLIWISMSFTIIFVIPLLAVKLFLLAVAGYFTWFILKQKTLQKGV, from the coding sequence ATGGATTATTTAAAAAAGACTATATTGGTTATCATTGGATCCCTATCTTTGGCCATCGGGATCATTGGAATCGTATTACCACTCATTCCAACTACACCTTTGCTCTTATTAGCAGCAGCATGCTATATAAGAAGCTCTAAAAAACTATATAATTGGCTCATAACTAATAAATATTTCGGTTCCTATATTGAGAATTATCGTTCGGGAAAAGGAATCCCTTTAAAAGCGAAAATTTTTAGTGTTCTTTTAATATGGATATCAATGTCTTTTACAATAATATTCGTCATTCCTTTGCTAGCAGTGAAGTTATTTTTATTAGCGGTAGCTGGCTATTTTACCTGGTTTATTTTAAAGCAGAAAACATTGCAAAAAGGTGTGTAA
- the hisD gene encoding histidinol dehydrogenase, which produces MRVINETTFLQEKNTRSTQLDLQIDEVVQEIIREVRGNGDRALYNYTEAFDRVNLDSLNVSEKEFKEANDLVTDDFLAALKQAKKNIEAFHEAQKEKSWFYTKSDGILLGQKVTPLERVGVYIPGGKAAYPSTVLMNVIPAQLAGVEDIVITTPPQPNGKINPYVLAAANELGIQTVYKIGGAQAVAALAYGTETIKKVAKIVGPGNAYVARAKKWVYGDVAIDMIAGPSEICILADKSAPPSFIAADLLSQAEHDESATAICITTDQEVADKVNNEIEKQVQQLERKDIIQQSLELNGRIILVNDLSEGFQLINSIAPEHLQLMIENPMDRLHAIKHAGAIFLGNYSPEPLGDYFAGPNHTLPTNGTAKFSSPLGVYDFVKRSSIINYSHDALDEASNSIIKLANTEGLTAHANSIQVRKEKR; this is translated from the coding sequence ATGAGAGTGATTAATGAAACAACATTCTTACAAGAAAAAAATACACGTTCTACGCAACTAGATTTACAGATTGATGAAGTAGTTCAAGAGATTATCCGAGAAGTCAGAGGAAATGGTGATCGTGCATTGTACAACTACACAGAAGCCTTTGACCGTGTCAATTTGGACAGTCTCAATGTCTCGGAGAAAGAGTTTAAAGAAGCAAATGACCTGGTCACTGATGACTTTCTGGCTGCTTTAAAACAGGCTAAAAAAAACATAGAAGCCTTTCATGAAGCACAAAAGGAAAAATCATGGTTTTATACGAAATCGGATGGCATTTTACTCGGACAAAAGGTCACCCCTTTGGAAAGGGTCGGAGTTTATATTCCAGGCGGAAAAGCTGCTTATCCATCAACCGTATTAATGAATGTCATACCTGCACAACTGGCTGGCGTAGAGGATATAGTTATCACTACACCCCCACAGCCTAATGGAAAGATTAATCCCTATGTTCTTGCGGCAGCCAATGAACTGGGGATACAGACAGTATATAAAATAGGTGGCGCCCAGGCGGTAGCGGCATTAGCATATGGAACGGAAACAATTAAAAAGGTAGCAAAAATCGTAGGCCCAGGGAATGCCTATGTAGCACGGGCAAAAAAGTGGGTGTACGGGGATGTTGCGATTGATATGATTGCCGGCCCCAGTGAAATATGTATTCTAGCAGATAAAAGCGCCCCACCAAGTTTTATTGCCGCTGACCTGCTTTCACAAGCAGAGCATGACGAGTCCGCAACCGCTATATGCATAACTACAGATCAGGAAGTAGCTGATAAGGTTAACAATGAAATAGAAAAACAAGTACAACAGTTGGAAAGAAAAGATATTATTCAACAATCCTTAGAGCTGAATGGACGCATTATTCTAGTAAATGATCTAAGCGAAGGCTTTCAGTTAATTAATTCTATTGCGCCCGAACATCTTCAATTAATGATTGAGAATCCAATGGATCGTCTTCATGCAATTAAACATGCCGGGGCAATTTTCCTTGGCAATTATTCTCCTGAGCCGCTTGGTGATTATTTTGCTGGACCAAACCATACTTTACCAACAAATGGTACTGCAAAGTTCTCTTCTCCATTAGGAGTTTATGATTTTGTAAAACGCTCAAGTATTATCAATTACTCTCATGATGCTTTAGACGAAGCATCGAATTCTATTATTAAGTTGGCTAATACCGAAGGATTAACAGCCCATGCTAATTCTATCCAAGTAAGAAAGGAGAAACGTTAA
- the hisF gene encoding imidazole glycerol phosphate synthase subunit HisF encodes MLAKRIIPCLDVDKGRVVKGKKFQNIQDVADPVSLAQKYNEDGADELVFYDITASNETRDIFIDVVEQVAAEVAIPFTVGGGIRAVEDFHKVLRAGADKVSINSAAVANPKLIQEAAWKFGSQCVVLSIDAKENKDGKWTVYTNGGRIDTGLDALEWAKRGEEFGAGEIVINAIDTDGEKNGYNLPLTQAIAKTVNIPIVASGGAGRLEHFQHVLQPNVADAALAASVFHYNEISVSQLKQFLAENGVPVRKRRVTPWK; translated from the coding sequence ATGCTCGCTAAACGAATTATTCCTTGCTTGGATGTGGATAAAGGGCGAGTAGTTAAAGGGAAAAAGTTCCAAAATATCCAAGATGTGGCTGACCCTGTTTCTCTAGCTCAAAAATACAACGAGGACGGGGCAGATGAGCTTGTATTCTATGATATTACAGCTTCCAATGAAACTAGGGATATTTTTATCGATGTGGTAGAACAGGTAGCAGCTGAAGTTGCTATTCCATTTACAGTTGGCGGTGGCATCCGCGCAGTAGAAGATTTCCATAAAGTTCTTCGTGCAGGAGCTGATAAGGTTTCTATTAATAGTGCTGCAGTCGCCAATCCCAAGCTCATACAGGAAGCAGCTTGGAAGTTTGGCAGCCAGTGTGTGGTGTTGTCTATTGATGCAAAAGAAAATAAGGATGGCAAATGGACTGTGTATACTAATGGCGGAAGGATAGATACTGGTCTAGACGCACTGGAATGGGCAAAACGTGGAGAAGAATTTGGTGCAGGCGAAATTGTAATAAATGCCATTGACACAGATGGGGAGAAAAATGGATATAACCTTCCCCTAACACAGGCAATTGCGAAAACTGTCAATATCCCGATTGTAGCCAGTGGAGGCGCAGGTAGGCTAGAGCATTTTCAACACGTATTGCAGCCCAATGTGGCAGATGCTGCACTTGCTGCATCGGTATTTCACTATAACGAGATTTCAGTATCCCAATTAAAGCAGTTTTTAGCTGAAAATGGAGTTCCTGTTAGGAAAAGGAGAGTGACACCTTGGAAATAA
- a CDS encoding alpha/beta fold hydrolase encodes MFLKRKQLAGITFISLVAVGIVFLLYVPDKTQSEYDPGIPTVFVHGYKGTANSFDFMLNRFENKYNWGNKAIVYYVSASGKVEEHNLNKGRKEPTFIQVVFQNNRASFATTSFWLASVLQQLKEKYEVETVNLVGHSMGGIVSLKYIKEYTEKTYPSVANFVTIGSPYDGIYSDAYFRIHHDPAAEDLKPKSKALSRLREGEFPENVSVLSIASTGDTVALPESVHALRSIIPSNQLEEVVIENPELGHSALHENAQIDQLIHSFLWQDRGQ; translated from the coding sequence ATGTTTTTGAAAAGAAAGCAACTAGCAGGAATTACATTTATAAGCCTCGTCGCAGTAGGGATAGTGTTCCTTTTATATGTTCCAGATAAGACGCAATCCGAATATGATCCCGGAATCCCAACTGTATTCGTGCATGGCTATAAGGGGACAGCTAATTCTTTTGACTTTATGTTAAATCGATTTGAGAATAAATATAATTGGGGCAATAAAGCAATTGTATATTATGTTTCTGCTTCCGGAAAAGTGGAGGAACATAATTTGAATAAAGGGAGAAAAGAACCAACCTTCATTCAGGTGGTTTTTCAAAATAACCGAGCAAGCTTTGCTACAACATCATTTTGGTTAGCTTCTGTTTTGCAACAACTAAAAGAAAAATACGAAGTGGAAACAGTTAATCTTGTGGGGCATTCTATGGGAGGCATTGTATCTTTAAAGTATATTAAAGAATATACTGAAAAAACATACCCATCGGTTGCTAACTTTGTTACGATTGGTAGTCCGTATGATGGTATTTACAGTGATGCTTATTTTAGGATCCATCATGACCCTGCTGCAGAAGATCTAAAGCCAAAATCAAAAGCACTAAGCAGATTGCGAGAAGGAGAATTTCCAGAGAACGTATCTGTTTTAAGTATAGCCAGCACGGGGGACACTGTGGCGCTCCCAGAAAGTGTACACGCATTACGAAGTATTATACCAAGTAATCAATTAGAAGAAGTAGTTATAGAAAATCCGGAACTTGGCCATAGTGCTCTACATGAAAATGCCCAAATCGATCAATTAATTCACTCTTTTTTGTGGCAAGATCGTGGGCAATAA
- the hisA gene encoding 1-(5-phosphoribosyl)-5-[(5-phosphoribosylamino)methylideneamino]imidazole-4-carboxamide isomerase: MILFPAIDLKDGKCVRLTQGDYNKEKIYSDSPVSIAEQWQQAGGEFIHIVDLDGAKTGESINKPVIEEIAKTIAVPIQVGGGIRSLSTIETYINAGVQRVIIGTAAIHDKGFLREAVTQYGNRVAVSIDARNGYAATNGWTETSKVQAVDLIKELEEIGIQTIIYTDILKDGMLQGPNFDELEAINKVTSTNIIASGGVTTKEDINRLKDLQLYGAIIGKALYDGSLSLEDLVGDPYAR; the protein is encoded by the coding sequence ATGATTTTATTTCCGGCAATTGATCTAAAAGATGGGAAATGTGTGCGACTTACCCAAGGCGACTATAACAAAGAGAAAATTTACAGTGATTCTCCTGTTTCTATAGCTGAACAGTGGCAACAGGCTGGAGGAGAATTCATACACATTGTGGATCTTGATGGAGCTAAAACCGGAGAATCCATAAATAAACCGGTTATCGAAGAAATTGCAAAAACGATTGCTGTCCCAATTCAAGTTGGAGGAGGCATCCGTTCATTAAGCACCATCGAAACCTATATTAACGCTGGTGTACAGCGTGTGATCATTGGTACTGCCGCTATTCATGATAAAGGTTTTTTAAGAGAAGCTGTCACTCAATATGGAAATAGAGTAGCCGTTTCCATTGATGCAAGAAATGGCTATGCTGCCACAAATGGTTGGACAGAAACAAGTAAAGTCCAGGCAGTTGATCTGATAAAAGAGTTAGAGGAAATTGGTATTCAAACTATTATTTATACGGACATTTTAAAAGATGGTATGCTCCAAGGGCCAAATTTTGATGAGCTTGAAGCAATTAATAAGGTAACATCCACTAATATAATTGCTTCAGGTGGAGTCACTACTAAAGAGGATATTAACAGGCTGAAAGATTTGCAGCTCTACGGTGCAATTATTGGTAAAGCATTGTATGATGGCAGCCTATCACTAGAAGATTTAGTTGGTGATCCGTATGCTCGCTAA
- the hisC gene encoding histidinol-phosphate transaminase produces the protein MSKFWSEAVQRSSPYVPGEQMNVSNLIKLNTNENPYPPSQQVKEAIQSEIDTNLQLYPSPTVDDLREELAATYQLEKEQVFVGNGSDEVLAFSFMAFFDPGKIIRFPAVSYSFYPVYAKLFDIPYEKVALNRDFTLPVEKFFQADGGVIFPNPNAPTSIYVEPQAIREILDNNPDCVVIIDEAYIDFASVSAVSLINTYENLLVIQTFSKSRSLAGLRVGFALGNKQLIEGLHRIKDSFNSYTIDRLAIAGAKAALRDTAYFDYTTTKIKQTREWVSSEMKKRGFCVLPSSTNFIFVTHYNESAEDLYKWLKENGILIRYFKSPGIDNYLRITIGTDAQMRSFFKKLDYILETKKDLSY, from the coding sequence ATGAGTAAGTTTTGGAGTGAAGCTGTACAAAGAAGTTCTCCCTATGTCCCTGGAGAACAAATGAACGTTTCCAATTTAATAAAGCTCAATACAAACGAAAACCCTTATCCGCCTTCTCAACAGGTAAAGGAAGCAATACAGTCGGAAATAGATACTAACCTTCAACTTTATCCTTCCCCGACTGTAGATGATCTTAGGGAGGAGCTTGCTGCTACTTATCAATTGGAAAAAGAACAAGTATTTGTTGGAAACGGATCAGATGAAGTACTGGCCTTCTCATTTATGGCCTTTTTTGACCCAGGTAAAATTATACGATTTCCCGCTGTATCCTACAGCTTCTATCCTGTTTATGCAAAGCTTTTTGATATTCCATATGAAAAGGTTGCCTTAAATCGTGACTTCACCTTACCAGTCGAGAAATTTTTTCAAGCGGATGGGGGGGTGATCTTCCCAAATCCGAATGCTCCCACAAGTATTTATGTAGAACCACAAGCTATTCGGGAGATTTTGGATAATAACCCCGACTGTGTTGTTATCATTGACGAAGCATATATTGATTTCGCTTCGGTATCCGCTGTATCACTCATTAATACGTATGAAAATCTACTTGTTATCCAAACGTTTTCTAAATCACGTTCACTTGCCGGATTAAGAGTAGGTTTTGCGTTAGGCAACAAGCAACTAATTGAGGGCTTACACAGAATAAAAGATTCTTTTAATTCTTATACAATAGATCGCTTGGCAATTGCAGGTGCAAAAGCCGCATTAAGAGACACTGCTTATTTCGATTACACAACAACAAAGATAAAGCAGACTCGGGAATGGGTCTCATCGGAAATGAAAAAAAGAGGGTTTTGTGTCCTTCCCTCTTCTACTAATTTTATTTTCGTCACCCATTACAATGAATCAGCGGAAGATCTATATAAATGGTTGAAGGAAAATGGAATTCTGATTAGATATTTCAAAAGCCCAGGTATTGATAATTATTTACGAATTACAATTGGAACAGATGCACAAATGAGATCCTTCTTTAAGAAGTTAGATTATATATTAGAAACAAAAAAGGATTTATCTTACTAA
- a CDS encoding histidinol-phosphatase HisJ family protein, which yields MFDFHIHSNFSADCETPMEKTIEQAIKSGIREIAFTEHIDYEYPDSSIVFDFNQVDYDKKIKEMQIIYADRIKIKKGIEIGVQPHLLERYNALIRRNSYDFIICSMHTADRKDLHSGAFFKDRTIEEAYQLYYEELLYCVKNYTQYSVLGHLDLVKRYTKGKSKQSFHEIIREVFRIIVLEGKGIELNSSGIRYGLESGMPSPDILQLYKDCGGEIITIGSDSHVENTVGYGLKEGLQLLESIGFEYVATFTNQVPEFHRIDKLI from the coding sequence ATGTTTGATTTTCATATTCATAGTAATTTTTCAGCAGATTGTGAGACGCCAATGGAGAAAACAATCGAACAGGCAATAAAATCAGGTATTAGAGAAATCGCATTTACAGAGCATATTGATTATGAATATCCTGATTCCTCCATTGTATTTGATTTTAACCAAGTCGATTATGATAAAAAAATAAAAGAAATGCAGATAATATATGCAGACAGGATTAAAATAAAAAAGGGGATAGAAATTGGGGTTCAGCCTCATTTACTTGAAAGATATAATGCACTAATAAGGCGCAATAGTTATGACTTCATCATTTGTTCGATGCACACTGCTGATAGGAAAGATTTACATTCAGGAGCATTTTTTAAAGACAGGACCATTGAGGAAGCTTATCAGCTGTATTATGAGGAATTGCTTTATTGTGTAAAAAATTATACGCAGTATAGTGTACTTGGACACCTTGATTTGGTGAAACGTTATACGAAGGGAAAGAGTAAGCAGAGTTTCCATGAAATTATTCGTGAGGTTTTTCGCATTATTGTTTTAGAAGGTAAAGGAATTGAGTTAAACAGCTCAGGGATTCGGTACGGACTTGAAAGTGGGATGCCTAGCCCAGACATCTTACAATTATATAAAGATTGTGGTGGAGAAATTATAACGATTGGTTCCGATTCTCATGTAGAAAACACGGTCGGGTATGGATTAAAAGAAGGATTGCAGCTTTTAGAGTCGATAGGTTTTGAATATGTAGCTACATTCACTAACCAAGTGCCTGAATTTCATCGAATTGACAAATTGATATAG